The genomic interval GCGACTTCCTGGCCGAGCAGATCTCCGTGAAGGGCATGTGCTACGCGGCTCCCGGCATCATCTACCTGCTGGACCGCATGGGCGTGACGTTCAACCGCACGCCGGAAGGCCTGCTGGACTTCCGCCGCTTCGGCGGCACGCTTCACCACCGCACCGCCTTTGCGGGCGCGACCACCGGCCAGCAGCTGCTCTACGCGCTGGACGAGCAGGTCCGCCGCTATGAGGCGGAGGGCAAGGTCACCAAGTACGAGTACTGGGAGTGGCTGGGCACGGTGAAGGATGACACCGGCCGCTGCATCGGCAGCGTGGCCGTGGACCTGCGGACCATGGAGATCCGCACGTTCCCCGCGGAGGCGGTGTGTCTGGCGACGGGTGGCCCGGGCATCGTCTTCGGGCGCTCCACCAACTCCATCATCAACACCGGAACCGCCGCGGGCCGCGCCTACATGGAGGGCGCCATCTACGCCAACGGCGAGTTCATCCAGGTGCATCCGACGTCCATCCCGGGCGAGGACAAGCTGCGCCTGATGAGCGAGTCGGTGCGCGGCGAGGGTGGCCGCGTCTGGGTGCCCCGCAAGAAGGGCGACACCCGCGCGCCCCGGGAGATTCCGGAGAGCGAGCGCTGGTACTTCCTCGAGGAGAAGTACCCCAAGTACAAGAACCTGGTGCCCCGCGACGTGGCCACGCGAGAGATCTTCATGGTCTGCCGCGACCTGGGCATGGGTATCGGCGGCCGCGACGGCGTCTACCTGGACGTCACGCACATCCCGGCCAAGACGCTGGACGCCAAGATCAAGGGCGTCATGGAGATCTACGAGAAGTTCGTGGGAGACGACCCGCGCGTCACGCCGATGGTCATCTTCCCGGGCATGCACTACTCCATGGGCGGCCTCTACGTGACGTTCGAGGCGGACCCGAAGACGCTCACCCCACTGGAGGGCAGCCCGAAGAACCAGTCCACCAACATCCCCGGCCTGTACGCGGCGGGTGAGGCGGACTACGCGTTCCACGGCGGCAACCGCCTGGGCGCCAACTCGCTGTTGTCCTGCATCTACTCGGGCATGATCGGCGGCCCGGCCATGGCGTCTTTCGCCAAGAGCAACGCGAAGAGCGCGGCGTCCATGCCGGACAAGTTCTTCCAGGACGCAAAGCGCTACTGGGAGGACCGGTTCGGCTCCATCAAGAAGATGGCGGGTCCGGAGAATCCCTACGGGCTGGCGCAGGAGCTGGGCGACGTGATGACGGAGAACTGCACCGTCGTCCGCTATAACGACCGGCTGAAGAAGACGGTGGAGAAGATCCGCGAGCTCAAGGGCCGCTGGAAGAACGTCAACGTGCTGGACACGGGCAACTCGTCCAACCGCTCGCTGTCGTTCACCAACCAGCTCTGGAACATGCTGGAGCTGGGCGAGGTCATCGCGACCAGCGCGCTGTTGCGCGACGAGAGCCGCGGCGCCCACTACAAGCCGGAGTTCTCCTTGCCGGAGCCGAAGACGAAGGACCCCAACGACGACGCCGAGTGGATGGCGCTGTGGCAGGCACGCCACGACAAGTGGGCGAAGACGACCATCGCGAAGTACGCGGACCAGGGGCCTCAGATTTCGTACGAGGACGTCCCGACTCCGGTGCTCAAGCCGGAGCCTCGCTGGTACGCGTGAGTCGCTGGGAGCTTTCTCAGGTGGGCCCGCGTGAGAGCGCGGGCCTCCGCAACTGACTTGGAAGTGAAGGGTCGAGCCACATGGACACCGCACAGGCAGGCGCCGTCAGCACCCAATCCATCACCTTCCGCATCTGGCGGCAGGACGATCCGAACAAGCCGGGCCACTACGACGAGTTCAAGGTTCCCTACCGCAAGGGCGCCAACGTCATCTCGTGCCTGATGGAGATCCAGCGCAACCCCGTCACCTCGGACGGCAAGCGCGTTGCCCCCGTGGTCTGGGACGCCGCGTGTCTCGAAGAGGTGTGTGGAAGCTGCGCGATGAACATCAACGGGCGCGTGCGCATGGCGTGCTCGGCGCTCATCGACAAGCTCGAGCAGCCCATCACGCTGGAGCCCATGAGCAAGTTTCCCATCGTCCGGGACCTGGCCGTGGACCGCAACCGCATGTTCGAGGCGCTCAAGCGGGTGAAGGGCTGGATTCCGACGGACGGCACGCACAACCTGGGCCCCGGCCCGCGTCAGTCGCCCGTGGACCAGTCCACGATGTACGTCCTGTCCACCTGTATCACCTGCGGCAGCTGCCTCGAGGCGTGCCCCCAGGTGACGATGGACAACGACTTCGTCGGCGCGGCGGCCATCAGCCAGGCGCGGCTGTTCAACATGAACCCGACGGGCAAGATGAACGCCGAGGAGCGCGTGCGCTCGCTCATGGGCCCCGGCGGCGTGCAGGACTGCGGCAAGGCGCAGAACTGCGTGAAGGTCTGCCCGAAGGAGATTCCGCTCACCACCTCCATCGCGATGATGAACCGTCAGGTGACCAAGCTGGTCATCAAGGACCTCTTCTCGCACGAGGAGGAGAAGAAGGGCCACAGCGGTCCAGGGTGACGGGGCGCCTTCGGGCGTCCTCGGGCAACGGCCTCATGCGTGCGTCCTTCGGGGCGCGGCATGGGGCCGTCGCTGTTTCGAGACATGCGGAGGGGTCTCTTCGCCCCAGGGCCAGGCCCCTCGAATGCCCGCCGCAAGTCACAGGAAGGGCAGGGGGCTCTTTCGAGCCTTGAAGGATGCCTCATCCACCCAGGCATTTCTGGTTATCAGCGCTCTGTGCCTTGGATTGCCTGACGACGTGACGGGTCAAACAGTCTTGCCATCCGTCGCTTTCTGCGCAATGAGGGCGACGCGCTGACGCCTGTAAGGGGTCGTCCCCCTCGTCTCCACATGGAGCCTCGATGAAGATCCACGAGTACCAGGGCAAGGAAATCTTCCGGAAGTACGGCGTGCCCACGCCGAAGGGAATTCTCGCGCTCTCGCCGAACGACGCGGAGGCAGCAGCCAAGCAGCTCGGCACGCCCGTTGTCGTGGTGAAGGCCCAGATCCACGCCGGAGGCCGCGGCAAGGGCGGCGGCGTGAAGCTGGCCAAGAGCCCCGCCGAGGCGAAGGAGCTGGCCAAGCAGATGCTTGGCATGAAGCTCAAGACCATCCAGACCGGGCCCGAGGGCCAGACGGTCCACAAGGTCTACGTCGAGGAAGGTCTCGCCATCGGCCATGAGCTGTACCTGGGCGTGACGCTCGACCGCGCGACCAGCCGCATCACCTTCATGGCGTCCCGCGAGGGCGGCGTGGAGATCGAGGAAGTGGCGGAGAAGCACCCCGAGAAGATCCTCCGCGAGACGGTGGACCCGGCGGTGGGCTTCCTGGACTTCCAGGGCCGCAAGCTGGCCTTCGGCCTGGGCCTGTCCGGCCCGACGGTGAACAAGTTCGTCCAGTTCTGCAACGCGCTCTACAAGATGTTCGTGGAGACGGACGCGTCGCTGGTGGAGATCAACCCGCTGGTCATCCTGAAGGATGGCGGCGTGGTGGCGCTCGACGCGAAGGTGACCTTCGACGAGAACGCGCTCTACCGGCACAAGGACCTGCTCGAGTACCGCGACCTGGCCGAAGAGGACGCGCGTGAGACGCAGGCCAAGGAGTGGGACCTGGCGTACATCGCGCTCGATGGCAACATCGGCTGCATGGTGAACGGCGCGGGTCTGGCCATGGCCACCATGGACACCATCAAGCTGGTGGGCGGCGAGCCGGCCAACTTCCTGGACGTGGGCGGCGGCGCGAGCAAGGAGAAGGTGACGGCGGCCTTCAAGCTCATCCTGGCCGACCCCGCGGTGAAGGCGGTGCTGGTCAACATCTTCGGCGGCATCATGAAGTGCGACGTCATCGCCGAGGGCATCATCGCGGCGGCGAAGGAAGTCCAGCTCAAGGTCCCGCTCGTGGTCCGGCTGGAAGGCACCAACGTCGAGCTGGGCAAGCAGCTCTTGAGCAACTCGGGCCTCGCCATCACCCCGGCGGACAACCTGCGGCAGGCGGCGGAGAAGGCCGTCTCCGCGCTGAAGTAGTCCGGCGCTTCATCGCCAACACTTTAAGGAGCGCCATGAGCATCCTCGTCAACGAAAACACGAAGGTCCTCTGCCAGGGCATCACCGGCTCGGCGGGCTCGTTCCACTCGAAGCAGATGCTGGAGTACGGCACGAAGCTCGTGGCCGGCGTGACGCCGGGCAAGGGCGGCACCCAGTTCGAGGGCAAGGTCCCCGTGTTCGACACGGTGGCCGACGCCGTGAAGCAGACGGGCGCCAACACGTCCGTCATCTTCGTTCCGCCCCCGTTCGCCGCCGACTCCATCATGGAGGCCGCCGACGCGGGCGTGTCCCTCATCATCACCATCACCGAGGGCATCCCCGTCCTCGACATGGTCCGCGCCAAGCGCTACATCCAGGGCAAGCCGGGTGTTCGCCTCATCGGCCCCAACTGCCCCGGTGTCATCACCCCGGGCGCGCACTGCAAGATCGGCATCATGCCGGGCCACATCCACAAGCCGGGCCGCATCGGCGTGGTGTCGCGCTCCGGCACGCTGACGTACGAGGCCGTGCACCAGCTCACGCAGCTGGGCCTGGGCCAGTCGACGGCGGTGGGCATCGGTGGTGACCCGGTCAACGGCACGGACTTCGTGGACGTGTTGAAGCTGTTCAACGCGGACCCGGACACCGACGCGGTCATCATGATTGGTGAGATCGGCGGCAGCGCCGAGGAGGCGGGCGCGGAGTACGTGGCTCGCGAGTTCACCAAGCCCATCGCGGGGTTCATCGCCGGTCAGTCGGCGCCCCCGGGCAAGCGCATGGGCCACGCCGGCGCCATCATCTCCGGTGGCAAGGGCACGGCGACCGAGAAGATCAAGGCGATGGAGGCCGCGGGCATCCTGATGGCCGCCAGCCCCGCCGAGCTGGGCACCACCCTTCAGGAGGCCGTGAAGCGCGGCCCCAAGAAGCGCTAACACTCCCTCAACGGAAACAAGGAGCCAGTCACATGGCCATCGAGCGTACGCTGTCCATCATCAAGCCGGACGGTCTGCAGAAGGGCGTCATCGGGAAGATCATCAGCCGCTTCGAGGAGAAGGGTCTGAAGCCGGTCGCCATCCGGCTGCAGCAGCTCTCCCAGAAGGAGGCCGAGGGCTTCTACGCGGTCCACAAGGCCCGGCCCTTCTTCAAGGACCTGGTGCAGTTCATGATCTCCGGCCCGGTGGTCCTGATGGTGCTGGAAGGCGAGAACGCCGTCCTGGGCAACCGCGACATCATGGGCGCCACCAACCCCGCGCAGGCGGCCGAGGGCACCATCCGCAAGGACTTCGCCACCAGCATCGACCAGAACACGGTCCACGGCTCCGACAGCCTGGAGAACGCGAAGAACGAGATCGCGTACTTCTTCCGCGAGACGGAGATCCAGCCGTACGAGTACACCGCCAAGAAGTAGGCGGTTGCCCCCAGGGGCGATGACCTTCGGCCCGGTGTCGGCACCTGTGAGGGTGGCGGCCCGGGCCGTCGGTTTTTCCAGCGGGCGGACACGGGAGCGAGGGCCGCTTTGACTTGCCGTGCCCAGGTATGGGAAGGGACGCCCCCAGCCCCTCCGTTCACTAGCTCGATACGATGACCGAGACGACCGCCACCGCCGCCTCTCTTCCCGTCACGGAGCCTCTGCCGGCGCCCGCGCCCGCGAAGCTCGTGGACGTGGCCAGCCTGTCCATGGAGGCGCTCACCCGGTTCGTCACCGAGCAGCTCGGCGAGCGTGCGTTCCGTGCCCCGCAGATCTACCGGTGGCTCCACCAGCGCGGCGCCGTCTCGTTCGACGAGATCACGGACCTGTCCAAGGCCCTGCGCGAGAAGCTCCGGGTCGCCGCGGAAATCATCCCGCTGGTGAAGGACTGCGAGCTGCGCAGCACCGACGGCACCATCAAGTACCGGTGGAAGACGCGCGACGGGCGCTACATCGAATCCGTCTACATGCCCTCCGAGGACCGCCGGACGCTGTGCGTGTCCACCCAGGTGGGCTGCGCCATGGCCTGCGGCTTCTGCATGACGGGCACCATGGGGCTCAAGCGCAACCTGACCCCCAGCGAGATTGTCGCCCAGGTGCACGCGGTGAATCGCGAGGTCCGCGCGAACGAGGGCCACGAGACGCTGCGCCCGCTCAGCAACCTGGTGTTCATGGGCATGGGCGAGCCGCTGCACAACTTCGAGAACCTCAAGACGGCGCTCGCCATCCTGCAGTCGGAGGACGGCCCCAACTTCAGCCACCGGCACATCACCGTCTCCACCGTCGGCCTCGTTCCCATGATCGAGCGCTTCGGCAAGGAGACGGACGTGAAGCTCGCCATCTCGCTCAACGCAAGCACGGACGAGCAGCGCAGCAAGACGATGCCCGTCAACCGCAAGTGGAACATCGCGGCGTTGCTGGACGCGTGCCGCAAGTTCCCCCTGCGCCAGGGGCGCCGCATCACCTTCGAATACGTACTCATCCAGGGCTTCAACGACGCGGATGAGGACGCGCACCGGCTGATCCAGCTCCTCAAGGGAATTCCGGCGAAGATCAACCTGATTCCCTACAACGAGAACCCAGGGTTGGGTTTCCTCACGACAGGGGAGCAGAGGGCGGAGGAGTTCCGGGCCATCCTCTCCGAGGCGCACGTGGCGGCGTACATCCGCAAGAACCGGGGTCGGGACATCGCGGGGGCATGCGGTCAGCTCGCCAATCGCGGAGAGGTCTCCCCGGCTGAAAGCACGACATAAAGTCCCGAGCTTCCTTGACAATCCAGCGGGTGCGGCGTTAAGAGCGCCACCCCGTTTCCATTTGTAGTTTCCTGTTCGCTGGAGCACTCCATGGCCGTTGTCCTCCGTCTTGCCCGCGCGGGCGCCAAGAAGAAGCCGTACTACCACGTGGTCGCCACCGACTCCCGCAACCCCCGGGATGGCAAGTTCATCGAGGCCGTCGGCGCGTACGACCCGAACCTCACCCCCCCGAAGGTGGAGTTCAACGAGGAGCGGCTCTCCTACTGGCTGAAGACGGGCGCGACGCCGTCCGAGACGGTCGCCGACCTCATCAAGGTCGCCGCGAAGGCTCCCAAGTCCACCCCCGCGGCTTGATCCGCGGCCGCCTGTACTGAGCGGACGTGGAGCAACTTCTCACGTATCTGGCGCGGGCCCTGGTCGATCAACCGGACCAGGTGGGCCTGCGCATCTCCGAGGTGGACGGCGCACGGCTCCTGGAGCTGAAGGTCGCCCCCGAGGATGTCGGCAAGGTCATCGGCCGTGATGGGCGTACCGTGAATGCCCTCCGGACGCTGCTCAATGCCGCTGCCCAGAAGTCAGGCCAGAAGGTCCGCCTGGAAATCCTCGACGACCGGCGCAACACGGCCAACGGCCAGCCCGCCGGCGCTCCGGATTCTCCCCGGTGAGTCCTCCGCCTCTGCTGGAGCTGGGTTACGTCTCACGGGCCCACGGGTTGCGAGGAGAACTGGCCGTGCGCCCGTTCGACCCCGCGTCGGAGACCCTGGGCACCGTGGATCGCGTCCGTGTCCGCACGCGTGCGGGCGAGGAACGCGACCTCCAGATTGAATCCCTGCGACCCACCCCGAAGGAAGACATCGTCGCCTTCGAGGGGGTGGAGTCGCGCACGGAGGCGGAGGCCCTCGTGGGCGCCACCGTCCTCGTCTATCGCGAGGACCTGGAGCCGCCCGCGGAAGGGGAGTTCTTCCAGGGCGACCTGATTGGGCTCGCCGCCGTGGACGAGTCGGGTGCGTCGCTGGGCCAGGTGGAGGAGATCTGGGCCACCGGCGAGGTGCCGAACCTGGTCATCCGCGCACCGGGGCGCCAGGAACTCGTGGTGCCGTTCGCGGACGACTTCGTGCCCTCCGTGGACATGGCTGCTCGGCGCATCGTGATCCGCCCTCCGGAGTATGTCGAGGTCGGGCGCCGCGAGGACGGGCCGGAAGAGTCCGAGCAGTGAGCCCGCCGTATCCCGTGGAGTTGCTCACGCTGTTTCCGGGGATGGTGTCCGGTTACCTGGGCGCGAGCATCCTCGGCAAGGCCCAGGAGAAGGGGCTGCTCTCCGCGACGGTGACGGACATCCGCGAGTTCGCGGAGGGAAAGCACCGCGTCACGGATGACGCTCCCTATGGCGGCGGTGCGGGCATGGTGATGAAGCCCGAGCCGTTGGTTGCGGCCATCGAGGCCGCTCGGGCCCGGCTGCCGGGGGCGAAGGTGCTCCTGATGAGTCCGCGGGGACAGACCTTCACCCAGGTCCGCGCGCGCGAGCTCGCGCTCCACGAGGCCGGGTTGATCCTGGTGTGTGGCCGCTATGAGGGCGTGGACGAGCGGGTGATGAGCTCCCTGGATGGTGAGCTGTCCCTGGGGGACTTCGTGCTCACCGGTGGGGAGATCGCCGCGCTCGCGGTGGTGGACGCGGTGGCGAGACTGGTGCCCGGGGTGCTGGGCAACGTGGCCTCGTCGGTGTCCGAGAGCTTTGAAGAGGGGATGCTGGAGCATCCCCAGTACACCCGGCCGCCTGTCTTCCGGGAAGCCGAGGTGCCGGCGGTCCTCCAGTCGGGGGACCACGCGCGTATCGCTCGCTGGCGGCGTTGGAAGTCGCTGGTGTTGACGCGAGAGCGCCGGCCAGACCTGTTCGCCCGGTTGGAGTTGTCGAAGGCCGACCAGAAACTGCTGGCTCGCCGGGAGGAAGACCTGTAACCCTAGGGGTTCTCAGTGGGTTGGGCCTCAGCGGGCTTGTCCGACACCGCTCTCTCTGCTAGTACGGCCCGCTCTTTCACGCGTCCATTGTCGCGTCAGCTTTCGTTTCACTGGAGTCCGTCATGCGTAACAGCGCCATTCAGCACGTCGAGGCGAAGTACCTGCGCCAGGACGTCACCTCGTTCCGTCCTGGTGACTCCGTGCGCGTCTTCTGGAAGGTGAAGGAGGGCGAGAAGGAGCGCGTCCAGGCGTTCGAGGGCACCGTCATCCGGAAGACATCGGGCAGCCACCGCGCGACCTTCACGGTTCGCAAGATGTCCTTCGGCGTCGGCGTCGAGCGCATCTTCCCGCTGCACAGCCCCCGCTACGAGAAGATCGAGGTCCTCTCGCGTGGCCGCGTCAACCGCAGCCGCCTGTTCTACCTCCGCGACCTGAAGGGCAAGGCTGCCCGCGTCGACGTGCAGGAGGAGCCGGAGACCCAGGCCCCGAAGGCTGGCAAGGCTTCCTGAGCCCCTGAGTCGTTGTTGGCCCATGGGCCATCATGAGAAGGAGCGTCCGATACCGGGCGCTCCTTTTTTCATTCGCGCTAACATGCGTCCGCCATGCAATTCGTCGAGGTCGCCGTCCAGAATGTCCGGGGCTTCAGTCCCGCGGGCCGCTCCGCGCTGAAAGCCGGGTACCTCGTCCTCAAGCCGCCTGGTGCCGAGGTGAGTCCGTTCGCGGGGCTGTTGCTCGCGCTGCTCTACGCGGATGGGCGCGGTGGGGATGTGTCCTTCGTGGCGCCGGGTGCGAAGTCCGGCAAGGCCGCGCTCACCTTCCAGGGCGTGGATGGCGTCACGTACCGGGTGCTGCGGGAGCTGGGAGGCTCCGGGACGCTGCACCGGGTGAACAAGACGACGCAGCAGCCGGAGCTGGTGTCGTCGGACGCCTCGGAGATGAACCAGTTCCTGCGCGGCCAGGTGGGGCTGCCTCCGCGCACCGCGTTCGAGCAGCTCTATTGCCTGCAGGTGGGGCAACTCCCGTCGCGGCGCCCGCGCAAGTCCGCGGCCAAGGCGGTGGATCCGAAGACGTCGGGCAAGTTCCAATCGCTGGCCTCCGCGTCGGCGGTGGCCCCCGCCGAGGACATCCACGCCGCCGAGGCGAAGGTCCGCGCGCTGGAAGAGGAGCTGGTCTCCGCGCGCGACGTGGACGCGCTCCAGTTCAAGGTGGATGGGCTGTCCTCGCAGATCTTCGACGCGGACCAGCGCCTCAAGGGCACCGAGGGAATCAAGGTCGCCATCCACGAGGCGGAGAACGCGTGGCGGGCCGCTCCGACGCCGCAGACGCTTGGGCTTCCCCAGGACATCCTTCAGCGCGTGCAGCGCTTTCCCAAGGCGCTGGCGAAGCGGGACGACGCGTTGGCCCGGCTCACGGCGGATCGAGAAGCGGACGCGGCGGAGGTACCTGCGTCGGTGGAGCCGCTGACGAATGACCGGGGGTTCTGGGCTGGAATTGGCGTGGGCGTGCTGTTCCTCGGCCTGGGATTGGGGCTGGGGCTCGGCGTCGACAGCTTGTTCCGCTACCTGGCGCTCCTGGACATCCCGGCGTTTGGTTTCTCGGCGTTCCTGGCGCTGCGGTATGTGGACGAGCTCCAGCAGACCTCGAAGCGCGGGAGCAAGGAGGGCCGCTTCGACGCGCGCGAGAAGAAGATCCTCGAGGAGTTCGAGGCCGAGGCCGCGCCGGTGCGCATGGCGCAGAAGGCGCTGGGCGTGGAGAGCCTGGACGAGATTCCCTCGGCGCTGGAGCGCAAGGAGCTGCTGGCCGCTCGGGTGGTGGAGCTGAAGGAGCAGCTCGCGGGGGTGGAGGCGGATCCCGAGTTCGTGGCGGCCGCCACGCAGCGGCAGGCGTTGAAGGACCAACTGGATGCGCTCAACGCGGAGCTGACGCGCAAGGGCTCCTACGTGCGCGACATGCGCGAGGTGGAGCGTGAGCTGGGGCGGGTGAAGGAGTCCATCGCGCTGGCGAAGGCGCCTCCTGCTCCGTCGACCGCTCCGGATGGGACGGCCGTGCCTTCGGAGCCGCTGGAGGACCCGTCCCCCGCGCTGTTGTCGCAGGCGGCGGATGTGTTCACCACGGATGTGCTGAGCGTGCAGGGGCTGCTCAAGGAGCGGTGTGTCCAGTACCTCACGGCGCTGACGGACCGCCGCTATCAGGGCGTCGAGTGGGACAAGGAGGGCCGCGCCTTCGCGCTCGCGGGCGGCCGCCGGGTGCCCGTGGGGGAGCTGCCCCCCAAGGACCTGGACCTGTACTACCTGGCCCTGCGGATGACGGTGGTGGAGAAGGCGAGCGCGCGAGTGAAGCGGCCCTTCGTCCTGGAAGATGTCTTCGCCGGAGTAGAAGAGGTGAAGCTGCCGCTCATCGCGCGCATGCTGAAGCACCTGGGCACGCTCACGCAGGTGTTGCATGTCACCCCGCACCCGGGCTTCGCCCAGATGTCGGACGGCACGGTTAACGTGTAGCCCGATGCTGGACGTTGTCCTCCATGGGGAGGACGTGTGGGGGTGGGCGGTGGCGCGTGGGGAGCGGCGGGTGGTGGGGGATGAGGCGGAGGCGTTGGCGGTCCGGTACCTGGAGGGGCAGGGTTGGCGGGTGAGGGCGAGGAACTGGCCGTGTCGCTACGGCGAGCTGGATGTGGTGGTGGAGCGAGAGGAGATGGTGTGCTTCGTCGAGGTGCGGATGCGCTCCTCGGCGGTGTGGGGAGACCCGGCGCACACGGTGTCCTTCGCGAAGCAGCGTCGGGTGGTGAAGGCGGCGCTGCACTATCTCTTCGCCCATGACCTGCATGGGCGGATGATGCGCTTCGACGTCGTGTCGGTGGTGGGGCGCGGTGAGCGCGCCACCGTGGAGCACATTCCCGGCGCCTTCGATGCGGGCATGTAAGGGGAAGGCATGGCTGGAACGCTGTACCTGGTGGCCACGCCCATCGGGAACCTGGGTGACATCTCTTCGCGCGCGCTCGAGACGCTTCGAGCAGTGGGCTTCATCGCCTGTGAGGACACGCGGCACTCGCGCGTGTTGCTCGACCACTTCGGCATTGGCGGAAAGGACCTGGTGAGCCTGCCTGCCTTCGCCGAGGGACAGCGGGCCGGACGCATCCTGGACCGGATTGCGGGGGGCGAGGACTGCGCCCTCATCACGGACGCGGGAAGTCCGGCCATCAGTGATCCAGGCGAGCGATTGGTGGCGGAGGCGCTCGAGCGGGGCCTCACCGTGGTCCCCGTGCCTGGGGCGACGGCGCTGATTTCAGCGCTGAGCGCGTCGGGGTTGCCCACGGGGCGCTTCCACTTCCTGGGCTTTCTTCCGCGCAAGGGACCGGAGCGGAGGGCCATGCTCGAGGAGGTGGCCTCGCTGTCGGCGACGCTGGTGCTCTACGAGTCTCCACGTCGCCTGGGCGAGACGCTCCAGGATTTGCAGGAGGCCTGGGGCGAGCGCAGGGCGTGTGTGGCTCGGGAGCTGACGAAGCTGCACGAGGAGTTCGTCCGAGGCCCGCTCTCGGAGCTGTCGGCGCGCTACACGACGGAGGAGGCGCGCGGCGAGGTCGTGGTGATGGTGGAGGGGCGCACCGGCGAGCGGCGCTGGTCCGAGGAGGAGCTGCGACGCGCGCTGGAGGAGGGACTTGCTCGGGGCGAGAAGCTCAAGCCGTTGAGTACCGAGCTGGCGCGACGGGCGGGCTGGTCGGGACAGGATGTCTACCGACTCGGGCTGTCGCTGAAGCGGTGAGCCTCGGGAGCCAGGAGACGTGCCGTGGTGGCCACGTCTCCTGACCGGGTGCTGCCTGGCGCTAGAAGCTGAAGGTCGCGCTCAGGTCGAAGCGGAACGTCGTGCTGCCGATGGCGCGGAAGCGGCGGGACACGAGGTCGTAGCGCCAGTCAAAC from Myxococcus stipitatus carries:
- the rpsP gene encoding 30S ribosomal protein S16 — translated: MAVVLRLARAGAKKKPYYHVVATDSRNPRDGKFIEAVGAYDPNLTPPKVEFNEERLSYWLKTGATPSETVADLIKVAAKAPKSTPAA
- the rimM gene encoding ribosome maturation factor RimM (Essential for efficient processing of 16S rRNA) yields the protein MSPPPLLELGYVSRAHGLRGELAVRPFDPASETLGTVDRVRVRTRAGEERDLQIESLRPTPKEDIVAFEGVESRTEAEALVGATVLVYREDLEPPAEGEFFQGDLIGLAAVDESGASLGQVEEIWATGEVPNLVIRAPGRQELVVPFADDFVPSVDMAARRIVIRPPEYVEVGRREDGPEESEQ
- a CDS encoding KH domain-containing protein — translated: MEQLLTYLARALVDQPDQVGLRISEVDGARLLELKVAPEDVGKVIGRDGRTVNALRTLLNAAAQKSGQKVRLEILDDRRNTANGQPAGAPDSPR
- the sdhA gene encoding succinate dehydrogenase flavoprotein subunit; the encoded protein is MAAAARFTVVGGGLAGLMTTIKLAEAGHQVDVLSLVPVKRSHSVCAQGGINGAVNTKGEGDHPEIHVKDTLRGGDFLAEQISVKGMCYAAPGIIYLLDRMGVTFNRTPEGLLDFRRFGGTLHHRTAFAGATTGQQLLYALDEQVRRYEAEGKVTKYEYWEWLGTVKDDTGRCIGSVAVDLRTMEIRTFPAEAVCLATGGPGIVFGRSTNSIINTGTAAGRAYMEGAIYANGEFIQVHPTSIPGEDKLRLMSESVRGEGGRVWVPRKKGDTRAPREIPESERWYFLEEKYPKYKNLVPRDVATREIFMVCRDLGMGIGGRDGVYLDVTHIPAKTLDAKIKGVMEIYEKFVGDDPRVTPMVIFPGMHYSMGGLYVTFEADPKTLTPLEGSPKNQSTNIPGLYAAGEADYAFHGGNRLGANSLLSCIYSGMIGGPAMASFAKSNAKSAASMPDKFFQDAKRYWEDRFGSIKKMAGPENPYGLAQELGDVMTENCTVVRYNDRLKKTVEKIRELKGRWKNVNVLDTGNSSNRSLSFTNQLWNMLELGEVIATSALLRDESRGAHYKPEFSLPEPKTKDPNDDAEWMALWQARHDKWAKTTIAKYADQGPQISYEDVPTPVLKPEPRWYA
- the sdhB gene encoding succinate dehydrogenase iron-sulfur subunit yields the protein MDTAQAGAVSTQSITFRIWRQDDPNKPGHYDEFKVPYRKGANVISCLMEIQRNPVTSDGKRVAPVVWDAACLEEVCGSCAMNINGRVRMACSALIDKLEQPITLEPMSKFPIVRDLAVDRNRMFEALKRVKGWIPTDGTHNLGPGPRQSPVDQSTMYVLSTCITCGSCLEACPQVTMDNDFVGAAAISQARLFNMNPTGKMNAEERVRSLMGPGGVQDCGKAQNCVKVCPKEIPLTTSIAMMNRQVTKLVIKDLFSHEEEKKGHSGPG
- the sucD gene encoding succinate--CoA ligase subunit alpha, whose translation is MSILVNENTKVLCQGITGSAGSFHSKQMLEYGTKLVAGVTPGKGGTQFEGKVPVFDTVADAVKQTGANTSVIFVPPPFAADSIMEAADAGVSLIITITEGIPVLDMVRAKRYIQGKPGVRLIGPNCPGVITPGAHCKIGIMPGHIHKPGRIGVVSRSGTLTYEAVHQLTQLGLGQSTAVGIGGDPVNGTDFVDVLKLFNADPDTDAVIMIGEIGGSAEEAGAEYVAREFTKPIAGFIAGQSAPPGKRMGHAGAIISGGKGTATEKIKAMEAAGILMAASPAELGTTLQEAVKRGPKKR
- the rlmN gene encoding 23S rRNA (adenine(2503)-C(2))-methyltransferase RlmN — protein: MTETTATAASLPVTEPLPAPAPAKLVDVASLSMEALTRFVTEQLGERAFRAPQIYRWLHQRGAVSFDEITDLSKALREKLRVAAEIIPLVKDCELRSTDGTIKYRWKTRDGRYIESVYMPSEDRRTLCVSTQVGCAMACGFCMTGTMGLKRNLTPSEIVAQVHAVNREVRANEGHETLRPLSNLVFMGMGEPLHNFENLKTALAILQSEDGPNFSHRHITVSTVGLVPMIERFGKETDVKLAISLNASTDEQRSKTMPVNRKWNIAALLDACRKFPLRQGRRITFEYVLIQGFNDADEDAHRLIQLLKGIPAKINLIPYNENPGLGFLTTGEQRAEEFRAILSEAHVAAYIRKNRGRDIAGACGQLANRGEVSPAESTT
- the sucC gene encoding ADP-forming succinate--CoA ligase subunit beta; the protein is MKIHEYQGKEIFRKYGVPTPKGILALSPNDAEAAAKQLGTPVVVVKAQIHAGGRGKGGGVKLAKSPAEAKELAKQMLGMKLKTIQTGPEGQTVHKVYVEEGLAIGHELYLGVTLDRATSRITFMASREGGVEIEEVAEKHPEKILRETVDPAVGFLDFQGRKLAFGLGLSGPTVNKFVQFCNALYKMFVETDASLVEINPLVILKDGGVVALDAKVTFDENALYRHKDLLEYRDLAEEDARETQAKEWDLAYIALDGNIGCMVNGAGLAMATMDTIKLVGGEPANFLDVGGGASKEKVTAAFKLILADPAVKAVLVNIFGGIMKCDVIAEGIIAAAKEVQLKVPLVVRLEGTNVELGKQLLSNSGLAITPADNLRQAAEKAVSALK
- the ndk gene encoding nucleoside-diphosphate kinase — encoded protein: MAIERTLSIIKPDGLQKGVIGKIISRFEEKGLKPVAIRLQQLSQKEAEGFYAVHKARPFFKDLVQFMISGPVVLMVLEGENAVLGNRDIMGATNPAQAAEGTIRKDFATSIDQNTVHGSDSLENAKNEIAYFFRETEIQPYEYTAKK